In a genomic window of Rubidibacter lacunae KORDI 51-2:
- a CDS encoding TIGR00725 family protein translates to MRRPIVGVMGPGTGATSADCELAFALGSAIARQGWVLLTGGLACGVMDAASRGARAAGGLTVGILPTSSTDEASNAVDIAIATGLGSGRNQINALSSDVLVACGEGLGTLSEVALALKAGKPVVLLGCGADWECLFHKLATDGLVSSAATPRDACSLVAELLQAHRFA, encoded by the coding sequence GTGCGAAGGCCAATTGTGGGGGTCATGGGACCGGGAACTGGCGCGACGTCTGCCGACTGCGAGCTAGCGTTTGCGCTCGGCAGCGCGATCGCTCGCCAGGGATGGGTGTTACTGACTGGAGGTCTCGCGTGCGGCGTCATGGACGCGGCCAGTCGCGGCGCGCGGGCTGCCGGAGGCTTAACCGTGGGAATCCTCCCAACGTCTAGTACCGATGAAGCATCGAACGCTGTCGACATCGCGATCGCTACCGGTCTCGGTAGCGGACGCAATCAAATCAATGCGCTCAGCAGCGATGTACTCGTCGCCTGCGGTGAAGGGTTGGGCACGTTATCGGAGGTCGCGCTCGCCCTCAAGGCTGGGAAACCCGTGGTTTTGCTCGGCTGTGGAGCTGATTGGGAATGCTTATTCCACAAGCTTGCAACCGATGGGCTGGTCTCCTCAGCTGCAACACCGCGCGATGCTTGCTCGTTGGTAGCAGAGCTGCTGCAAGCACATCGGTTTGCATGA
- the murI gene encoding glutamate racemase yields MEFSAAPIGIFDSGVGGLTVWLELTRQLPCESVVYFGDTARLPYGTRSPDEICIYVREILTWLQLQGVKMVLMACNTSSALAQDLVRTEFPDLPVLGLILPGARAAVTTGRRIGAIATLATVASGAYRRAIAEIDPLAEVWEVACPEFVPLIESGRLHDPQLIAAAERYLAPLRRQQIDTLVYGCTHYPLIASVVRNLLPPTVTGIDPARYLVAAAERELEALGLKRSGAPQATRFCVSGSSQQFTCLARQWLGFEPPVESILLPQIPASVPLESLD; encoded by the coding sequence TTGGAATTTTCTGCGGCTCCAATCGGGATTTTCGACAGCGGCGTCGGCGGGCTAACCGTTTGGCTCGAACTGACGCGACAGTTGCCCTGCGAATCGGTAGTCTACTTTGGCGATACGGCGCGGCTGCCATACGGCACGCGTTCGCCGGATGAAATCTGCATTTACGTCCGCGAGATTCTGACGTGGCTGCAACTGCAGGGCGTCAAGATGGTGCTGATGGCCTGCAATACCAGCTCGGCACTAGCGCAAGACCTAGTGCGGACGGAATTTCCCGACCTGCCGGTATTGGGATTGATTTTGCCGGGCGCGCGCGCGGCCGTGACGACCGGACGGCGTATCGGTGCGATCGCGACGCTCGCCACGGTCGCTAGCGGGGCTTACCGCCGCGCGATCGCCGAAATCGACCCACTGGCGGAAGTGTGGGAGGTAGCCTGTCCGGAGTTCGTCCCTTTGATTGAAAGCGGTCGCCTGCACGACCCGCAACTCATTGCCGCTGCCGAGCGCTATTTAGCGCCACTGCGCCGCCAGCAAATCGATACGCTGGTCTACGGCTGCACGCACTATCCGCTAATCGCGTCGGTAGTCCGCAACTTGCTCCCGCCGACCGTAACCGGTATCGATCCGGCCCGCTATCTCGTCGCCGCTGCCGAGCGAGAGTTGGAGGCACTGGGCTTGAAGCGTTCGGGAGCGCCACAAGCGACGCGTTTCTGCGTCAGCGGCTCTTCCCAGCAATTCACATGCCTAGCACGTCAGTGGTTGGGATTCGAGCCGCCTGTCGAGTCCATTCTTCTGCCCCAGATTCCAGCATCGGTTCCCCTGGAGTCGTTAGATTAA
- a CDS encoding N-acetylmuramoyl-L-alanine amidase: MDQAARSHQRSVQLGLTAWGDRVGSRTPVLHEEQDTVKVHPLLLGSLGAASVVTLAAPARAGQLVFWRFEAEQNLLVFRTDAGLRPRAQLVEGPTRVVVDLPGTRLSGGPLVSQPVGGAVREVRAGQFDVQTARLVVELAPGYTLDPQQISIQPTNSTQWLVRLPQPQRETLTAAPSDIPIPLAVGGQTRSASLTPVVDRTPLPPLIPSDRPVTQSSVAAAPAPPPDRTPLPPTIPRNRPVAPSPIAATPTAPSPSDRTPLPPLIPRNRPPVPVPAERSQATTVPENAPNPTNAFAVTRNGLVLNLVGGAVEDIDVDRSRDDRQITIDFRSATLPPELRAQRLPVERYGISYAEFDATDRGGRITLHVDPDTPDWNAIPSSSGSLVLLPKGGMAAVQGIATPPVPANVREAAAPQLATIQSVELDSNRQIRVRADRAIDATESWDPRTGVLRLTIPQAQLSRQLQGPQLSSTGPIARVRVQQEGENAIVQVEARPGVNLQLAQAPANNLIALNINSLRDIALPPRSQQPQATARYINIPAAWQTGGSYPRGVSPGAPIPRGSMLVVIDPGHGGRDPGAIGIGGLREKDIVIEISHHVRRILESEGISIRMTRQDDRFISLGGRSQLANRARANLFVSIHANAISMSRPDVNGLETFYYSTGRRLAQAIQSSMVQRFNMRNRGVKQANFHVLRHSSMPAVLVEVGFVTGREDAPRLADSNFRRAMAEAIAEGVLRYVRQNR; encoded by the coding sequence TTGGACCAGGCCGCGCGATCGCATCAACGGTCGGTTCAATTGGGGTTGACTGCCTGGGGCGATCGCGTCGGCAGCCGCACGCCCGTCCTGCACGAGGAGCAAGACACTGTGAAAGTTCACCCATTGCTGTTGGGGTCGCTGGGTGCGGCGTCAGTCGTAACGTTAGCGGCACCCGCGCGCGCGGGGCAGCTCGTGTTTTGGCGATTTGAGGCGGAGCAAAATTTGCTCGTGTTCCGCACCGATGCGGGCCTGCGGCCGCGCGCGCAGCTCGTGGAGGGCCCCACGCGCGTCGTCGTCGATTTGCCAGGAACGCGCTTGAGTGGTGGTCCGTTAGTGTCGCAGCCCGTGGGCGGGGCAGTCCGCGAGGTACGCGCCGGCCAGTTCGACGTTCAAACCGCCCGCTTGGTCGTCGAACTCGCTCCGGGCTATACCCTCGACCCCCAGCAGATTTCCATTCAACCGACCAATTCCACGCAGTGGTTGGTGCGTCTGCCGCAACCGCAGCGCGAGACCCTTACGGCTGCGCCTTCCGATATTCCGATTCCGCTAGCTGTGGGCGGTCAAACAAGATCGGCTTCATTAACGCCCGTCGTCGACCGCACGCCCCTACCGCCGTTGATCCCGAGCGATCGACCCGTCACCCAGTCATCGGTTGCTGCCGCCCCGGCTCCCCCGCCCGACCGCACGCCGCTGCCACCAACGATTCCGCGCAATCGCCCGGTTGCCCCATCGCCTATTGCTGCCACCCCGACTGCCCCGTCACCATCCGACCGCACGCCGCTGCCGCCGCTGATTCCGCGCAATCGCCCTCCGGTTCCCGTGCCGGCCGAGCGCTCTCAGGCGACAACGGTGCCGGAGAATGCCCCCAACCCCACAAACGCCTTCGCGGTCACGCGCAACGGCCTGGTCTTGAACTTGGTGGGCGGTGCTGTGGAGGACATCGATGTCGACCGCAGCAGAGACGATCGCCAGATTACTATTGACTTTCGCTCTGCCACCTTGCCGCCGGAGTTGCGGGCACAGCGGCTGCCGGTCGAGCGCTATGGTATTAGCTACGCCGAGTTCGACGCCACCGATCGCGGCGGTCGCATCACCTTGCATGTCGATCCCGATACCCCGGATTGGAATGCGATTCCCAGTAGTTCGGGTAGTTTGGTGCTATTGCCCAAGGGCGGTATGGCTGCTGTGCAAGGTATTGCAACGCCACCGGTACCCGCCAACGTGCGCGAAGCTGCTGCACCGCAACTGGCGACGATTCAGTCCGTCGAGCTGGACAGCAATCGGCAAATCCGCGTCCGAGCCGATCGCGCGATCGACGCTACCGAAAGTTGGGATCCGCGCACGGGCGTCCTGCGGCTGACCATCCCGCAAGCACAGCTGTCGCGACAGTTGCAAGGACCGCAACTCAGCAGCACCGGACCGATCGCACGCGTCCGGGTCCAGCAAGAGGGCGAGAACGCGATCGTGCAAGTCGAAGCGCGGCCAGGCGTCAACCTGCAGTTGGCTCAAGCCCCCGCCAATAACCTGATCGCCTTAAATATCAACAGCCTGCGGGACATTGCCCTGCCGCCGCGATCGCAACAGCCGCAAGCCACCGCGCGATACATCAACATCCCTGCTGCATGGCAAACAGGGGGTTCTTATCCCCGCGGCGTCTCACCAGGTGCACCGATTCCTCGCGGCAGCATGTTGGTTGTGATCGATCCCGGTCACGGCGGCAGAGACCCCGGCGCGATCGGGATCGGCGGCCTGCGCGAAAAAGACATCGTGATCGAAATCTCCCATCACGTTCGTCGAATTCTCGAAAGCGAAGGGATTAGCATCCGCATGACGCGTCAAGACGATCGCTTCATCAGCCTGGGTGGGCGATCGCAGCTGGCGAACAGAGCGCGTGCCAACCTGTTCGTGAGCATCCACGCTAACGCCATTAGCATGAGCCGTCCGGACGTCAACGGCTTGGAAACCTTCTACTATTCCACCGGCCGTCGTCTCGCTCAGGCGATTCAATCCAGCATGGTGCAACGTTTCAACATGCGCAACCGCGGCGTCAAGCAAGCTAATTTCCACGTGCTGCGACACTCGTCCATGCCGGCCGTACTGGTGGAGGTCGGTTTCGTAACCGGACGCGAAGATGCTCCGCGCCTTGCCGACTCGAACTTCCGGCGCGCTATGGCCGAGGCAATTGCCGAGGGAGTCTTGCGCTACGTCCGCCAAAACCGCTAA
- a CDS encoding cation:proton antiporter, which produces MSFAPFTAELVAWMPPGMRLPLVAAAEVAAKETGGVEESLVVAGVLLSLVAIFIASKLGGELCSRINLPPVLGELVGGVLVGVSALQLLVFPEGGMQATDSLLMQFLESTAGIAPETTQAVFTSESEVISLLSELGVIILLFEIGLESDLKELIRVGPLAAVVAVVGVVAPFVAGTAGLVYVFGVPTVPAIFAGAALTATSIGITAKVLSELGQLNSQEGKIIIGAAVLDDVLGIVVLAVVASLVKTGEVEIANVLVLAVSAGAFLIGAIVIGRFLSPLFVKLVNEMNTRGQLLLMSLIFAFALAYIANIIQLEAILGAFAAGLVLAETEKRHDLQEKIEPIADLLTPVFFVCVGAKTDLGVLNPFEPSNREGLIIAAFLIVVAIAGKVVTGFTIFGKPDINKLAIGVGMIPRGEVGLVFAGVGSASGALTESTEAAIIVMVILTTFLAPPLLRVVFQDEPQPTPSPALDAVSGAIVEEKTVEAVEAAGEQR; this is translated from the coding sequence ATGAGCTTTGCCCCTTTCACTGCGGAACTCGTTGCCTGGATGCCCCCAGGTATGCGTTTACCGCTGGTTGCTGCTGCCGAGGTCGCCGCTAAAGAAACAGGCGGCGTCGAAGAATCCCTAGTGGTCGCGGGAGTCCTCCTCAGTTTGGTGGCAATCTTTATTGCCAGCAAACTCGGTGGCGAACTGTGCTCGCGCATCAACCTCCCACCCGTACTCGGCGAACTGGTCGGGGGCGTGTTGGTTGGGGTGTCGGCGCTGCAGCTGCTGGTTTTCCCTGAAGGCGGCATGCAAGCCACCGATTCGCTGCTGATGCAATTCCTCGAAAGTACGGCAGGCATCGCGCCAGAGACAACCCAAGCAGTATTCACCAGCGAGAGCGAGGTCATATCCCTGCTGTCCGAACTGGGCGTCATCATCCTGCTGTTCGAAATCGGTTTGGAATCCGATTTGAAAGAACTCATCCGCGTCGGCCCCCTAGCTGCGGTGGTGGCGGTTGTCGGGGTGGTTGCGCCGTTTGTCGCCGGAACGGCAGGGTTGGTCTATGTCTTCGGCGTACCGACCGTACCGGCAATCTTTGCTGGCGCAGCACTAACGGCAACGAGCATCGGCATCACGGCAAAAGTGCTGTCGGAACTCGGACAGCTCAACTCCCAGGAAGGCAAAATCATTATCGGGGCAGCCGTCCTCGACGACGTCCTCGGCATCGTCGTGCTGGCGGTAGTCGCTAGTTTGGTCAAAACCGGTGAGGTGGAGATCGCCAACGTGCTCGTCCTTGCGGTCAGTGCGGGAGCATTCTTGATCGGCGCGATCGTGATCGGACGCTTCCTCAGTCCGCTGTTCGTCAAGCTCGTCAACGAGATGAATACGCGCGGGCAGTTGCTGCTGATGTCGCTGATTTTTGCCTTTGCGCTGGCTTACATCGCCAATATCATCCAACTCGAAGCTATCCTTGGCGCCTTTGCCGCCGGTTTGGTACTGGCAGAAACCGAGAAGCGTCACGACTTACAGGAAAAAATTGAGCCGATCGCCGACTTGCTCACGCCTGTATTTTTCGTGTGCGTGGGGGCCAAAACCGATCTCGGCGTGCTCAATCCCTTCGAACCGAGCAATCGCGAGGGGCTAATTATCGCTGCTTTCTTGATTGTTGTGGCGATCGCGGGCAAAGTAGTGACAGGTTTCACGATCTTCGGGAAACCGGACATCAACAAGTTAGCGATCGGCGTCGGCATGATCCCCCGCGGCGAGGTCGGTTTGGTGTTTGCCGGGGTCGGGTCGGCGAGCGGCGCGCTGACCGAGTCCACCGAAGCTGCCATTATCGTCATGGTGATCCTGACGACGTTCCTCGCACCCCCGCTGCTGCGGGTGGTTTTCCAGGACGAGCCGCAACCGACTCCGAGCCCAGCCTTAGACGCCGTGTCCGGAGCTATCGTCGAGGAGAAAACGGTCGAGGCCGTGGAGGCTGCTGGCGAGCAGCGCTAA